The following are encoded together in the Humulus lupulus chromosome 5, drHumLupu1.1, whole genome shotgun sequence genome:
- the LOC133778300 gene encoding PGR5-like protein 1A, chloroplastic, translated as MASKLAFTLTSPRRPFTTIIQRPFAPISSSSSTKVQSFHFTGRQLCLRRRLSVIPNKATADQEGKVEEDEIVDSKILPYCSLDKKGKKSLGELEQDFLLALQSFYYEGKAIMSNEEFDNLKEELMWEGSSVVMLSGDEQRFLEASMAYVSGNPIMSDEDYDKLKITLKSQGSDIVVEGPRCSLRSKKVYSDLSVDYLKMFLLNVPATVIALGLFFFLDDVTGFEITYLLELSEPYSFIFTWFAAVPLLVWLALTLTNAIVKDFLILKGPCPNCGTENTSFFGTILSISSGGTTNTVKCSNCATEMVYDANTRLITLPEGSNA; from the exons ATGGCTAGCAAGTTAGCCTTTACTTTAACTTCACCAAGGCGCCCTTTCACTACAATTATTCAGAGACCCTTTGCTCCAATCTCTTCTTCCAGCAGCACAAAGGTTCAATCGTTTCACTTCACTGGACGACAGCTTTGCCTTCGTCGTAGGCTCTCGGTGATTCCCAATAAGGCCACTGCTGATCAAGAAG GCAAGGTTGAAGAAGATGAGATTGTTGATAGCAAAATCCTGCCTTATTGTAGCCTAGACAAGAAAGGGAAAAAGTCTTTGGGAGAACTTGAACAAGACTTTCTTCTAGCTCTACAA TCATTCTATTATGAGGGAAAAGCAATAATGTCAAATGAGGAATTTGATAATCTTAAAGAAGAACTTATGTGGGAAGGCAGCAGTGTTGTTATGCTAA GCGGTGATGAGCAAAGGTTTTTGGAGGCTTCAATGGCTTACGTATCCGGAAATCCCATTATGAGCGATGAAGACTATGATAAACTGAAAATAACACTAAAG AGTCAAGGGAGTGATATTGTAGTTGAAGGCCCTCGTTGCAGTCTCCGTAGTAAGAAG GTTTACAGTGACCTATCTGTGGACTATCTCAAGATGTTCTTATTGAATGTTCCAGCAACTGTTATTGCTCTAGGATT GTTTTTCTTCCTAGATGATGTAACTGGGTTTGAAATTACTTATCTTCTGGAG CTCTCGGAGCCATACAGTTTCATTTTTACGTGGTTTGCCGCTGTACCACTCTTAGTATGGTTAGCTCTGACGCTGACGAATGCGATTGTGAAAGACTTTCTGATCTTAAAG GGCCCTTGCCCCAACTGTGGAACAGAGAATACTTCCTTCTTTGGAACCATATTATCGATTTCCAGTGGTGGTACTACCAACACAGTCAAATGCTCAAA CTGTGCAACTGAAATGGTGTATGACGCAAACACCCGCTTGATTACCTTGCCAGAAGGAAGCAATGCTTGA
- the LOC133778301 gene encoding histone deacetylase complex subunit SAP18 — translation MEKRSRDEKIGGPPSHSRAGQISGSGSGRPGPPPPPQSRAPPPPPLRPRSEPVDREKTCPLLLRVFTKIGGHHSEEDFAVRGKEPKDEVQIYTWKDATLRELTDLVKEVAPAARRRNAKLSFAFVYPDKRGRFVLKLVGMTHSYGNGRRLDDGKALGELDFQIGDYLDVAIL, via the exons ATGGAGAAGAGAAGCAGGGACGAAAAGATTGGTGGACCACCGTCCCATAGCCGAGCCGGGCAAATATCTGGTTCCGGCAGTGGTAGACCAGGCCCTCCTCCGCCTCCTCAGTCCAGAGCTCCACCACCTCCACCCCTTCGCCCCCGATCCGAACCCGTCGATCGTGAAAAG ACTTGCCCTCTGTTGCTTCGGGTTTTCACTAAG ATTGGAGGTCATCATAGTGAAGAAGATTTTGCAGTAAGAGGCAAAGAACCTAAAGATGAGGTTCAAATTTACACTTGGAAAGATGCAACTCTTCGGGAGCTAACTGATCTT GTGAAAGAGGTAGCACCAGCGGCAAGGAGAAGAAATGCAAAATTGTCTTTTGCTTTTGTATACCCTGATAAACGTGGTCGTTTTGTGTTGAAACTG GTTGGAATGACACACTCCTATGGAAATGGGAGACGATTAGACGATGGAAAGGCCTTGGGTGAACTTGACTTCCAG ATTGGAGATTACTTGGATGTTGCTATCCTATAG